One Dermacentor silvarum isolate Dsil-2018 chromosome 10, BIME_Dsil_1.4, whole genome shotgun sequence genomic window carries:
- the LOC119431388 gene encoding chitin deacetylase 7 isoform X8, with the protein MARYALSLLFIALCAWETIVAGSLTKCDPSQCSLRDNCLCPSTRPPANLSASSMPQFVMLTFDDAVNEENMDFYRQLLGPGRRRNRANGCNLAATFFVSAGYTDYSLVHELHSVGNEIAIHSITHRYNLSYWRTLDVAGWAAEFVGDRDLLRDYALIPERDMVGARAPFLEAGNGEAYDMMQKSGFVYDSSVCIDYMNESDKLPFFPYTLDYGLGIECTVPSCPSGSHRGLWLVPLNSLYRTTLHSNGSRALNSCAMPDTCTPQPTTEKDTLDFLRSNFERFYHTNRAPFPVFTHETWLQNPGRRQGYLSFVDWLLTMDDVFVVTVAELVRFMRDPKPLGEYAQIMCPRASEFQRCPQVYSCSFPDAPISETRQLIGCKPCPESYPWLRDDVRKAKDGAQAVWQQYFDAGCVLLFCLAGVVCLYVAAKRFGRRKTHTL; encoded by the exons ATGGCGAGGTACGCATTAAGCCTCCTCTTCATCGCACTGTGTGCCTGGGAAACTATTGTGGCGGGATCTCTGACAAAGTGCGACCCTAGCCAGTGTAGCTTGCGCGACAACTGCTTGTGCCCAAGCACGCGACCACCGGCGAACCTGAGCGCCAGCAGCATGCCCCAGTTCGTCATGCTGACCTTCGACGACGCCGTCAACGAGGAAAACATGGACTTCTACCGCCAGCTGCTCGGCCCGGGAAGACGCCGGAATCGGGCCAACGGCTGCAACTTGGCCGCGACGTTCTTCGTGTCGGCCGGTTACACCGACTACTCGCTCGTCCACGAACTGCACAGCGTGGGCAACGAGATTGCTATCCACTCGATCAC TCACCGCTACAACCTCAGCTACTGGCGCACGCTGGACGTCGCCGGCTGGGCGGCGGAGTTCGTGGGCGACCGCGACCTGCTGCGCGACTACGCGTTGATCCCCGAGCGTGACATGGTGGGAGCAAGGGCGCCCTTCCTGGAGGCTGGCAACGGAGAAGCGTACGACATGATGCAGAAGAGCGGATTCGTCTACGACTCTTCCGTCTGCATCGA CTACATGAACGAGTCAGACAAGCTGCCCTTCTTCCCGTACACGCTGGACTACGGCCTGGGGATCGAGTGCACGGTGCCGTCGTGTCCCAGCGGCAGCCACCGGGGCCTGTGGCTGGTGCCGCTCAACAGCCTCTATCGGACAACCTTGCACAGCAACGGATCGCGCGCGCTCAACAGCTGCGCCATGCCCGACACGTGCACACCGCAGCCCACCACGGAGAAGGACACGCTGGATTTCCTCAG GTCAAATTTCGAGCGGTTCTACCACACCAACAGGGCTCCGTTCCCAGTGTTCACCCACGAAACCTGGCTGCAGAATCCAGGGCGAAGACAGGGTTACCTTTCCTTCGTCGACTGGCTCCTTACCATGGACGACGTGTTCGTCGTCACCGTGGCCGAACTGGTGCGGTTCATGCGCGACCCCAAGCCCCTCGGCGAGTATGCGCAGATCATGTGCCCGAGAGCCTCGGAGTTCCAGCGTTGTCCGCAAGTCTACTCGTGCTCGTTTCCCGATGCGCCGATCAGTGAAACGCGTCAGCTCATCGGCTGCAAACCGTGTCCCGAAAGTTACCCATGGTTGCGAGACGACGTGCGAAAAGCGAAGGACGGCGCACAGGCAGTCTGGCAACAGTACTTTGACGCCGGCTGCGTTCTTCTGTTCTGCCTGGCAGGCGTCGTCTGTCTCTACGTTGCTGCGAAGCGGTTTGGACGTCGTAAGACGCACACCCTTTAG